The sequence below is a genomic window from Lujinxingia litoralis.
ACCCGCTCGGAGTCACCGGTGCGTTGCGATGGGAGGACCCTAAAAAGGGGTGGAGAGCAAACGCAAATGTTCTGTTTGCGGGGCAACACCGGGTGGCGATTGAGGCTTCAGCGTCGGGAGTCCATCCCTGCATCGCGCCAGCCCTCGACCAGACGGATGAAGCTCTCCTGTTTGGCCACACTCACCCCGGGCTCGACCTGCCCCAGTCCCCACACCCCGCCCAGCACCAGCATCAGCACGAGTCCGAGCCCTCCGAGCGCCTGCGTAAGCCCGCGCGGCACAAGCCAGCGCGTGGTGGCCCACGCCAGGAGCGCCAGTACCCCGACCACCAGCGGGAGCAGGGTCCACGGGGAGGCGGACCCCAGCCCGAGCGAGAGCGCGTTTTCGCTGACGTAGCCCGCGCCCAGCAGGGGAAGCACGATGTCGGGCAAGGGGTTCGTAAAATAGGGCGGCAGCTCGGGCATCGTCGCCGCCCCGAGCTGGGTGTACACCACGCCCCAGACGATGAGGCCCAGCGCCAGCAGCTCGGCCCCGAAATGGCGCCGGAAGCCCTCCAGGCCCACGGCGGCCAGCACCGCCCAGGCCCCCAGCGAGGGCACCAGCAGGCGCGGACCAAAGCCCCAGCCCGCAAACCACATATTGGCGCTGGAGACGACCGCCAGATAGGCCAGCACCACCGCGCTGAGCAGCAGGCTGAGTGCCGGTCGACGCTGATAGAGCAGGTATGCCCCGGGGATCGCCAGCAGCACCCAGGGCGACGAGGGCAAAAGCCCCCGATGCATGCTCAGCACGATACCCCGAAAATACTCCCACTTCGGCAGCGTCACCCCGCCCACACCCTGCGTGTGCAAATCGCTGAGATGGTCGTTGACCAGGTGGTGGTACGAGAGTTCCAGGGGGCCCCCGAAGGCCGCGTTATTGTAGGCGAGCAGGAGCAGAAGCGGGCCGAGCGCCCCCAATCCAAACCCCACCCACACCGGCCAGCGTCTTAAGCCAGGCTCCAACACCACGTAGGCGGCCAGCAGCACGCAGGCCACGCCCGCCTGAAACTCGATGAGCCCCGCCACCCCGGCGGCAAGCCCCGCACCGAAGGCGGCCAGCACCCCACCTCGGAGCTCCGATACACCGCCGGCGACCCGCTCTCGCGCACGCTCCAGCTGCCAGAGCGCCACCAGCAGCGCCACTGCCACCGCGTGGTGGCCAAAAAACGCCCCCGAGTAGTGAAACGCCGCGCTCCCCAGCATCCACGCCACCGTGGCCAGCTCAATGCTCCCTTCGGAGACCTGCAAACGCTTTAAGATGCCCCGCAACGCCACCATCCCCAGCGCCGCCAGGGGCAGCATCACGCCCAGGCGAAAGAGCATCAAAAGCGACTCGAACTCCCACTCCCCCGCCCCGAAGAGCATCGCGATCGCGTACACCGGCAACGCCAGAAAACTCAGCCCGGGAGCCTTGTCGGTGTAGTAGTGCCCCTCAAACGCCGCCAGATCAAAGACCCGCCCAAAGCGCTCCATGGGCACGTCGATGGCCAGGGTGCCTTCATGCAGCATGGCCCAGGTCAGGTAGATGCGCGTGCGCTCGTTGGGCGCGCTGACGTCGAGAAAGAGCCAGGAGAAGCCCAGGCAAAAGAGCACCAGTGCCATCAACCCCCAGCGGCGTTTTACTTCCACCATGGCATGCGTGGTCTGCGGGGCTTGCGGGTGATTCACATCATCTCCTCGGGGTATTGGCACTCAAAGCGCGGCACCCTAATGATAGCCGGATGCCTGCGCAAGGCATCCGCGTGGGGCGCCTGTCTCCTTGTCGAAGACGGCCTTATGTCCCCACACGACACGACCGAGTAGCTCGCCCACGTCGCGCGCCCTGACCCTCGGTTCAAACGTCCCGCACGCTCCTGAGCCCCGGGGCTTTCGCATCTGACTCCCTCCAGACTCAAGCCCTATGCTCCTGCACTATCGGGATCGCCTCTCTGCCGTCCAGCAACGCTTTCTGCACACGCTGGGCCTGCCGCTCTTCCTCTTCATGGTTGTCCTCAAAGCGCTGCGCGTGAGCGAACGCGCCGAGGTCGCCGGGATTCTGGGAGCGCTCGACCTCTTTAAATCCGAAGTCTTTTTGGGCGCGGCCTTTGTGGCGCTGGGGTTCGGGCTTTTGCGCCCCTCCCTCGGTCCGGCGGCGCGTCGCCTGGCGTGGGTCGGGCTCTCGCTGACCGGGGCGCTCATCGCCGGCGTGGAGGTGGTGGCGCACCACTTCTACATGACGACGGGCTCGGCGCTCGACGCCTCCCTGGTGCGCTTCTCGCTCCAGCATTTTGGCGAAACCTGGACGGTCGTCTCCAGCGAGGTGCCCCTGCAGACGCTGGGCCTCCTGAGTGTGGCGCTCCTGTATTTTGGCGGGGGCCACGCGCTTTTGGCCCGCGTGCTGCGGCGAGTCCCCGCGGCCCCGGCCGACGCGCCCCGGGTGCGCACGCTTTCGGCCGGCGCCACCCTGGTGCTCGCCATGGCGCTGGGCGCCCTGGCGCTGACCCCGCCGATGGCTGAGCCCTACGCCCCCTTTGCGCGCGCCTCCATCCTGCACCTGACGACCAGCGCCCTGGATCTGGCCGACGAGAGCGACATCGACATCGTCGCCCGCGCCCCGCTTCACCAGGCCTCGCTGAAACCCACCGGGGCCGACGCGCCCCGACACGTCGCGCTGATCGTGCTGGAGTCGACCCGCGCCCGCTCGCTCTCGGTCTACAACCCGGAGCTCGACACCACCCCCTTCCTGTCGCAGCTGGCCGAAGAGAGCCTGGTCGCCGAGCGCGCCTACGCCGTGGTCCCCCATACCTCCAAGGCTCTCGTGGCCACCCTCTGCGGCATTGAGCCTCGCCTCACCATGCCGATCACCGAAGCGCTGCCGGGAGCCATCCCCGCGCGCTGCCTCGCCGACCTCTTAAACGAGCAGGGCTTTGAGAGCGCCTTCTTTCAGGCGGCCACCGAGCACTTTGAGGGCCGCCGTCAGCTCGTTGCCAACATGGGGTATCAGCACTTTAAGCCGGTCAACGAGATGCGCACCCGCGGCTTTGAGAAGGCCAATTATTTTGGCTACGAGGACGACATCATGCTCGAGCCCGGCCGCTCCTGGCTTAAGGGCCGCCGGGGCGCGCGCACCTTCACGACCTTTTTGACGCTCACCCCCCACCACGACTACCTGGCGCCGGAGCGCTACGGGCATCACGATTTTGACCCGGATGAGGA
It includes:
- a CDS encoding LTA synthase family protein, which codes for MLLHYRDRLSAVQQRFLHTLGLPLFLFMVVLKALRVSERAEVAGILGALDLFKSEVFLGAAFVALGFGLLRPSLGPAARRLAWVGLSLTGALIAGVEVVAHHFYMTTGSALDASLVRFSLQHFGETWTVVSSEVPLQTLGLLSVALLYFGGGHALLARVLRRVPAAPADAPRVRTLSAGATLVLAMALGALALTPPMAEPYAPFARASILHLTTSALDLADESDIDIVARAPLHQASLKPTGADAPRHVALIVLESTRARSLSVYNPELDTTPFLSQLAEESLVAERAYAVVPHTSKALVATLCGIEPRLTMPITEALPGAIPARCLADLLNEQGFESAFFQAATEHFEGRRQLVANMGYQHFKPVNEMRTRGFEKANYFGYEDDIMLEPGRSWLKGRRGARTFTTFLTLTPHHDYLAPERYGHHDFDPDEELNDYHNTIRYVDHFVANVMAQYKELGLYEDTLFVIVGDHGEGFGEHGRRQHDNVIYEEGLHIPMMLFAPGQPELARRLDTPVSQVDLLPTIAALLGFELHGDYPGFDLREAPTERTLFAHCWYERRCMASIRGDDKYVHHFGSQPDERFDLGTDPLERQSTLRQSTDNDLRVRELRSWRASVNRWHEEHSLSLMEGKILDAMPPLDHPVDLRFGDVARLRGYSISEDELRPGHSVTVTYVFEALKPIPEGWLLFVHGNGPHKTRNLDHVPVRGLYPLHRWQPGEFIVDEHTFHIPRDWRPGDFHLRLGIYHPDHGRLELSGDVPLTDDRRATLFTLPIVR